One genomic window of Gossypium hirsutum isolate 1008001.06 chromosome D11, Gossypium_hirsutum_v2.1, whole genome shotgun sequence includes the following:
- the LOC107911446 gene encoding DNA-directed RNA polymerases I and III subunit RPAC2, which translates to MEHGSFTDNSAATFSLTDEDHTIANAVRFTLNQDPRVTFCGYSIPHPSEARVNIRVQTTGDPAREVLKDACQNLMLMCRHVRCTFDKAVEDLKQAML; encoded by the exons ATGGAACACGGGTCTTTCACTGATAATAGTGCTGCCACTTTTTCTTTAACTGATGAGGATCATACCATAGCTAACGCTGTTAGATTCACTTTGAATCAAGA CCCAAGGGTTACATTCTGTGGCTACAGTATTCCTCATCCTTCAGAGGCTCGAGTTAATATTAGAGTTCAAACCACTG GTGATCCAGCAAGAGAGGTATTGAAAGATGCATGTCAAAATCTGATGTTGATGTGTAGGCATGTGAGGTGCACTTTTGACAAGGCTGTTGAAGATTTAAAGCAAGCAATGCTGTAA